The Streptomyces sp. NBC_01689 genome includes a window with the following:
- a CDS encoding GMC family oxidoreductase encodes MPSHSAYDYILVGAGTAGCVLASRLTQEENVRVLLLEAGPAGLPTAVGNPPSWPRLAASEAAWGETTVAQRASGAPVALPRGKGLGGSSSINAMVFARGHHTSYAAWSDHGAKGWTYDDLLPYFRRSETAAGGAPGRGTNGPLFVGPAEEPNEVLLACLSGAVEAGHRRAFDISGGLEEGFAPVDLNIVAGRRQSAADAYLAPAANRPNLDVVTDAVVHRLLFDGTRCTGVEYGTAGAVHTATTAGEVVLTAGTIGSAQLLLRSGIGPGDDLRRAQVDVFHELPGVGRNLHDHPRANLVYRAQRKVPTALNNHGEILGLLRSTPESDGPDLQIIFIDIPVPNPVAPVDNGFTIGVSPMRPASRGTLRITSADPAAPPVIDPNYFAEQQDVDAVVSGIATARGIAWSSALSAWGIEEVSPGLDAVDARSIGEHARRNFGSYCHPVGTCMMGEDESSVVDSALRVRGLDGLRIADASVIPSIPSNNTNATVYAIAEKAADLLRGA; translated from the coding sequence ATGCCTTCACACTCCGCGTACGACTACATACTCGTGGGCGCCGGGACAGCCGGGTGCGTGCTCGCCTCCCGGCTCACACAGGAGGAGAACGTCCGCGTCCTGCTCCTGGAGGCGGGCCCCGCCGGCCTCCCCACCGCCGTCGGAAACCCTCCGTCCTGGCCGCGGCTCGCCGCCTCGGAGGCCGCCTGGGGCGAGACGACCGTGGCCCAGCGCGCCTCCGGAGCCCCCGTCGCACTGCCCCGCGGCAAGGGCCTGGGCGGATCGTCCTCGATCAACGCCATGGTGTTCGCGCGCGGCCACCACACCAGTTACGCGGCCTGGAGCGACCACGGCGCCAAGGGATGGACGTACGACGACCTGCTGCCCTACTTCCGGCGCAGCGAGACCGCGGCCGGCGGCGCCCCGGGCCGTGGCACGAACGGTCCTCTGTTCGTCGGACCGGCCGAGGAGCCCAACGAGGTCCTGCTCGCCTGCCTGTCCGGCGCGGTCGAAGCCGGCCACCGCCGCGCCTTCGACATCAGCGGCGGGCTCGAGGAGGGCTTCGCCCCGGTCGATCTCAACATCGTCGCCGGACGACGCCAGAGCGCCGCCGACGCCTATCTCGCACCGGCGGCGAACCGCCCCAACCTGGACGTCGTCACGGACGCCGTCGTCCACCGTCTCCTCTTCGACGGCACCCGCTGCACCGGAGTCGAGTACGGCACGGCAGGCGCGGTCCATACGGCGACGACGGCCGGCGAAGTGGTGCTCACCGCGGGGACCATCGGCTCGGCACAGCTGCTGCTGCGCTCCGGCATCGGCCCCGGGGACGACCTCCGACGGGCCCAGGTCGACGTCTTCCACGAACTCCCCGGTGTGGGACGGAACCTGCACGACCACCCGCGGGCCAACCTCGTCTACCGTGCGCAGCGCAAGGTACCCACCGCGCTCAACAACCACGGCGAGATCCTCGGTCTGCTGCGCAGCACACCCGAGTCGGACGGGCCGGACCTGCAGATCATCTTCATCGACATCCCGGTGCCCAATCCGGTGGCCCCCGTGGACAACGGTTTCACCATCGGGGTCTCCCCCATGCGCCCGGCAAGCCGGGGCACGCTCCGCATCACCTCGGCGGACCCCGCCGCGCCCCCCGTCATCGACCCCAACTACTTCGCCGAGCAGCAGGACGTCGATGCGGTCGTGTCCGGCATCGCCACCGCCCGCGGGATCGCCTGGTCGTCCGCACTCAGCGCATGGGGCATCGAAGAGGTCAGCCCCGGACTCGACGCTGTGGACGCACGGTCGATCGGCGAGCACGCCCGCAGGAACTTCGGCTCGTACTGCCACCCCGTCGGCACCTGCATGATGGGCGAGGACGAATCGTCCGTCGTCGACTCCGCGTTGCGCGTCCGAGGACTGGACGGCCTGCGGATCGCCGACGCCTCCGTCATCCCGTCGATCCCCTCGAACAACACCAACGCCACCGTCTACGCGATCGCGGAGAAGGCGGCCGACCTCCTGCGCGGCGCCTGA
- a CDS encoding polysaccharide deacetylase family protein — MRAALGCLLLVMGSGVGCSPGATRSHAASVRPHAPAAKPSDGRADARAATAAAFRTWGLEPPAPPPAPPSRKPAGRRAADGGVPVISEIPTDQKIVFLTFDDGAEKDPEFVKMMRELRIPFTMFLTDSAIRSDYGYFKQLQSLGNSVQNHTLTHPNLRTLGAAAQRQEICGQEEKLKTEYGSAPRLMRPPYGNWNENTRAAAASCGIEAIVLWRESMQIKNMQYQDADKKLHPGDIILAHFRGPAELKGTTMTRMTANLLRHIHEQGFTVARLENYL; from the coding sequence ATGAGGGCGGCCCTGGGCTGCCTTCTTCTGGTGATGGGCTCGGGAGTGGGATGCTCGCCCGGAGCCACCCGTTCGCACGCTGCTTCCGTGCGCCCGCACGCGCCCGCCGCGAAGCCCTCCGACGGCCGTGCCGACGCGCGGGCGGCCACCGCGGCGGCCTTCCGCACGTGGGGTCTGGAGCCGCCGGCGCCGCCGCCCGCCCCGCCGTCGAGGAAGCCCGCGGGCCGGCGGGCCGCTGACGGCGGGGTGCCGGTGATCAGTGAGATACCCACGGACCAGAAGATCGTCTTCCTGACGTTCGACGACGGCGCCGAGAAGGATCCGGAGTTCGTGAAGATGATGCGGGAGTTGAGGATCCCCTTCACGATGTTCCTCACGGACTCCGCCATCCGCAGCGACTACGGCTACTTCAAGCAGCTGCAGAGCCTCGGCAACAGCGTTCAGAACCACACCCTGACGCATCCGAACCTCCGCACCCTCGGCGCCGCCGCTCAGCGCCAGGAGATATGCGGCCAGGAGGAGAAACTGAAGACGGAGTACGGCTCCGCGCCCCGGCTGATGCGTCCGCCCTACGGGAACTGGAACGAGAACACCCGGGCCGCGGCCGCTTCCTGCGGTATCGAGGCGATCGTCCTGTGGCGCGAGTCCATGCAGATCAAGAACATGCAGTACCAGGACGCCGACAAGAAGCTCCACCCCGGTGACATCATCCTCGCCCACTTCCGCGGACCCGCTGAACTCAAGGGCACGACGATGACCAGGATGACGGCGAACCTGCTGCGCCACATCCACGAACAGGGCTTCACGGTGGCCCGCTTGGAGAACTACCTGTAG
- a CDS encoding N-acetylmuramoyl-L-alanine amidase, with translation MHKRKMPRRHLSLAAAVGALAAGSLAVLPVTAQADTTSDTQTSRQQDFAAAAAEYHIPENVLLGLAYQESAWESHGAQASADGGYGPMHLTDVTPAMMASGGAGAVGRSDLKSMAANPALHTLQAAAKLTGLSEDALREDPATNIRGGAALLASYEKQVAGGVPSDAAQWYGAVARYSQSTQKREAAAFADRVFATVRGGAGVTTKDGQRVRLDAAPAVRPATGQVDRLHLKAAAATDTECPPAVPCTFVPGSPAGMQVSNRPANGIKIDTIVIHDLEGTYDSGVAGLANPSNGVSTNYVMRSSDGAVTQMVATKDIAFHAGNYSSNLHSVGIEHEGFAAQGATWYTEAQYQSTAYLVQYLAHRFGIPLDRQHILGHDDVAGASASGVRGQHWDPGPSWDWDHFMRLLGAPLSGLRGTAPVGSVVTIDPVFDTNLQTVQVCPIDDPTGATPACTDREQASNFVFLHTAPDASAPLFGDQLIHGTAAGTDEISDWGSTAQTGQQFVVADQQGEWTAIWFSGAKVWFYNPGGQNTKQAYGVKTISAAGSTPVAVYGSSYPDASEYPAGLGASTQAPISGYSLPAGQAYVATQAPNATVDYFKSSGTVVTGARTQYTIQYNHRVALVYSGDVTATPVTKHWEDGSAG, from the coding sequence TTGCACAAGAGGAAAATGCCGCGGCGACACCTGTCGCTCGCGGCTGCCGTGGGCGCGCTGGCCGCGGGATCCCTCGCGGTCCTGCCGGTCACCGCCCAAGCGGACACCACGAGCGACACACAGACCTCGCGCCAGCAGGACTTCGCCGCGGCGGCCGCGGAATACCACATACCCGAGAACGTGCTGCTCGGCCTGGCGTACCAGGAGTCGGCCTGGGAGTCGCACGGCGCGCAGGCCAGCGCCGACGGCGGCTACGGACCCATGCACCTCACCGACGTGACCCCGGCCATGATGGCCTCCGGCGGCGCGGGCGCCGTCGGGCGCAGCGATCTGAAGTCGATGGCCGCGAACCCCGCGCTGCACACCCTGCAGGCGGCCGCGAAACTGACCGGCCTGTCCGAGGACGCGCTGCGCGAGGACCCCGCGACGAACATCCGAGGTGGCGCGGCCCTGCTGGCCTCCTACGAGAAGCAGGTCGCCGGCGGCGTGCCGTCGGACGCGGCCCAGTGGTACGGCGCGGTCGCCCGCTACAGCCAGTCGACGCAGAAGCGGGAGGCGGCGGCCTTCGCGGACCGTGTCTTCGCCACCGTCCGCGGCGGCGCCGGTGTCACCACCAAGGACGGCCAGCGGGTCCGGCTCGACGCCGCCCCCGCGGTGCGCCCCGCCACCGGTCAGGTGGACCGGCTGCACCTGAAGGCCGCGGCGGCCACCGACACCGAGTGCCCGCCGGCCGTACCGTGCACCTTCGTGCCCGGTTCCCCGGCCGGTATGCAGGTGTCGAACCGCCCCGCCAACGGCATCAAGATCGACACCATCGTCATCCACGACCTGGAGGGCACGTACGACTCCGGGGTGGCCGGTCTCGCCAACCCGTCCAACGGCGTGTCGACCAACTACGTCATGCGGTCCTCGGACGGCGCGGTGACGCAGATGGTGGCCACGAAGGACATCGCGTTCCACGCGGGCAACTACTCGTCGAACCTGCACTCCGTCGGCATCGAGCACGAGGGCTTCGCCGCGCAGGGCGCCACCTGGTACACCGAGGCGCAGTACCAGTCCACGGCCTACCTCGTGCAGTACCTGGCCCACCGGTTCGGGATACCGCTGGACCGCCAGCACATCCTGGGCCACGACGACGTCGCCGGGGCGAGCGCGTCCGGCGTCCGAGGGCAGCACTGGGACCCGGGACCGAGCTGGGACTGGGACCACTTCATGCGTCTGCTCGGAGCTCCGCTCAGCGGACTGCGCGGCACCGCGCCCGTGGGCTCGGTCGTGACCATCGATCCGGTCTTCGACACCAACCTGCAGACCGTCCAGGTGTGCCCGATCGACGATCCGACCGGTGCGACGCCCGCATGCACGGACCGGGAGCAGGCGTCGAACTTCGTCTTCCTGCACACCGCGCCCGACGCGTCCGCGCCGCTCTTCGGCGACCAGTTGATCCACGGGACGGCCGCGGGCACGGACGAGATCAGTGACTGGGGCAGCACCGCCCAGACCGGCCAGCAGTTCGTCGTCGCCGACCAGCAGGGCGAGTGGACCGCGATCTGGTTCAGCGGCGCGAAGGTGTGGTTCTACAACCCGGGCGGCCAGAACACCAAGCAGGCCTACGGCGTGAAGACCATCTCCGCCGCGGGCAGCACCCCGGTGGCCGTCTACGGGTCCAGCTACCCGGACGCGTCGGAGTACCCGGCCGGCCTGGGCGCCTCGACGCAGGCGCCGATCAGCGGGTACAGCCTCCCCGCCGGCCAGGCGTACGTCGCCACCCAGGCGCCGAACGCGACGGTGGACTACTTCAAGTCCAGCGGAACGGTCGTCACCGGTGCGAGGACGCAGTACACGATCCAGTACAACCACCGCGTCGCGCTGGTGTATTCGGGCGACGTCACCGCGACTCCCGTGACCAAGCACTGGGAGGACGGCTCCGCCGGCTGA